One segment of Anaerolineales bacterium DNA contains the following:
- a CDS encoding Pvc16 family protein, which produces MINHLNNTLRTLLKSQVASLQPAANAQFGFVPPDTDWRGYVHTLAQKALNVYLIDVRENRKLRSNERLQTEQNGLWTEEPAPDRVDCHYLISAWSPAHPFNDQAQQDEHKLLSEVLATLLEYTPLKPSSVPGLSQADAGKLYGLDLATQVVPSEGFPKLAEFWGTMGSGNRWKPSVYLIVTLPVFRPIREFGSMVTTCITRYPMSKDVSKAEVRIQIGGLVLDETAAPPKPLSNVSVTLLDDAGRQLYSTESDELGRFTFDGLLAGNYTLQAQAPGFALFTRSVQVPSPTGDYDLHLT; this is translated from the coding sequence ATGATCAACCACCTCAACAACACCCTCCGCACGCTGCTCAAGTCGCAGGTCGCCAGCCTGCAGCCGGCGGCGAACGCCCAGTTCGGCTTCGTGCCGCCGGACACGGACTGGCGGGGTTACGTGCACACCCTGGCCCAGAAGGCGCTCAACGTCTACCTGATCGACGTGCGCGAGAACCGCAAGCTGCGTTCCAACGAGCGGCTGCAGACGGAGCAGAACGGCCTGTGGACGGAGGAACCGGCGCCCGATCGGGTGGACTGCCACTACCTGATCAGCGCCTGGAGTCCGGCGCATCCATTCAACGACCAGGCGCAGCAGGACGAGCACAAGCTGTTGAGCGAGGTACTGGCAACACTGCTGGAATACACGCCGCTCAAACCCTCCAGCGTACCGGGTCTCTCCCAGGCCGACGCCGGTAAACTCTACGGACTCGATCTGGCCACACAGGTAGTTCCAAGCGAGGGCTTCCCCAAGCTGGCCGAATTCTGGGGCACGATGGGCAGCGGCAACCGCTGGAAGCCCAGCGTCTATCTGATCGTCACCCTGCCCGTCTTCCGTCCGATCCGCGAATTCGGCAGCATGGTCACCACCTGCATCACCCGCTACCCCATGAGCAAGGACGTGAGCAAAGCCGAAGTGCGGATCCAGATCGGCGGCCTCGTCCTGGACGAAACGGCGGCGCCCCCGAAACCCCTCTCCAACGTGTCGGTGACGCTGCTGGACGACGCCGGTCGGCAGCTTTACTCAACCGAATCGGACGAACTCGGCCGCTTCACTTTCGACGGATTGCTCGCAGGAAATTACACGCTTCAGGCGCAGGCCCCGGGCTTCGCCTTATTCACACGCAGCGT
- a CDS encoding DUF4157 domain-containing protein, which translates to MGQSAKKASKEKMGEGNSPNAHETRVRLSSRNSILKQQAGVTNQILKPDGVPPIVQDVLRSTGRPLDLITRAFMESRFNQDFSQVRIHDNRQASDSASTLNALAYTAGHHIVFRTGHYKPNSSTGKRLLSHELAHVAQHTRHTSRNPQRIADRGSASERNAESATASISSGGSAQVAPVGTAQVALFRDTRLDKYLLSLPQIAKRAPQGTSPHELVRRIILHVRGVNLRDPDNLRPVSTLVAQHFPIDVFSLFLQRVEADVSAARMSHNEARYQNTILKLRQLSRNRLGGPGGPFPLAGMVVHGTSRAARMLSANVIEFARGIAQGMREAKGSDKLPEKFLQKYMQSYTIGVVGPSVFATGALVGIGKNFWKTLKGIWELITNFSGMMKEFKKLFKTLIETTGVTRILGRKIGLEWHAKLWKLADNSVFKITYELGKLIGPTIVYAVLWIIGMFTGIGAVISRLGRKASHVKRVTKKRMHRPDWSSRKHYAERSVKRLRKPISRKPPAPRPTESLGREGMGRAAETAPKLSRKLVRRKRHKPLPWRPQKPRRHRRIEQRFISIRKRKRTPGVRVQPYAQARPDRYYYDPRPGKPGGGYYVRKSRFRKSRSPRKRTVNRPLLPRGNAPTLSTARFRNFQEPLRGHAAVRQQQILNLAKNDPKLAGRQFQQLVAEDLKAVDVQEMFPRPGRRPDIGVGHEVTLEGASGPFSTTKLDQFWLDLRDRGQVLLTVPKLSKAAESQLLRLGAQAERLFQKMVIIIIRRTL; encoded by the coding sequence ATGGGGCAGTCTGCCAAGAAAGCTTCGAAGGAAAAGATGGGCGAAGGAAATTCGCCAAACGCACACGAGACACGAGTGCGACTTTCATCTCGAAATAGCATTCTGAAACAGCAGGCGGGAGTAACCAATCAAATCCTAAAACCAGATGGTGTGCCACCCATTGTCCAAGATGTGTTGCGATCGACAGGAAGACCGCTGGATCTTATAACACGCGCCTTCATGGAATCTCGTTTCAACCAGGATTTCAGCCAAGTGAGAATTCATGACAATCGCCAAGCAAGTGATTCGGCAAGCACCCTTAATGCGCTGGCATACACAGCAGGGCATCACATCGTTTTCCGGACTGGACACTACAAGCCGAATTCCTCTACAGGCAAAAGACTGTTATCTCATGAACTGGCACATGTCGCACAACATACCCGCCATACGTCAAGAAATCCGCAGAGAATTGCTGACCGCGGCAGTGCCAGTGAGCGCAACGCCGAATCTGCAACCGCTTCCATCAGCTCCGGCGGCAGCGCACAAGTTGCACCAGTCGGAACCGCACAGGTAGCGCTTTTCCGCGACACACGTCTTGATAAGTATCTTCTTTCCCTTCCTCAAATTGCAAAAAGGGCGCCGCAAGGAACAAGCCCGCATGAACTCGTTCGCAGAATCATCCTTCATGTCAGAGGCGTGAATTTGCGGGACCCCGACAACCTGAGACCGGTATCTACTCTTGTGGCGCAGCACTTTCCCATTGATGTGTTTTCTTTGTTCTTGCAAAGAGTCGAGGCGGATGTCTCCGCAGCCAGGATGTCCCACAATGAGGCGCGTTATCAAAACACGATATTGAAATTACGTCAACTCAGTCGTAATCGTCTAGGAGGACCAGGTGGCCCGTTTCCACTAGCAGGGATGGTGGTGCATGGAACATCCCGTGCGGCCAGAATGTTATCAGCCAATGTTATTGAATTTGCCAGGGGTATCGCTCAAGGGATGCGGGAGGCGAAAGGCAGCGATAAGCTTCCAGAAAAATTCTTACAAAAGTATATGCAGTCATACACCATTGGTGTTGTCGGACCATCAGTATTCGCAACCGGTGCTCTTGTAGGGATTGGAAAAAACTTCTGGAAGACTTTAAAGGGGATCTGGGAACTGATTACCAATTTCTCCGGGATGATGAAAGAGTTTAAAAAGCTATTTAAAACACTTATCGAAACGACTGGCGTTACCCGAATATTGGGACGAAAAATCGGCCTCGAGTGGCATGCAAAGCTTTGGAAGCTGGCTGATAATAGCGTTTTCAAGATCACTTACGAACTTGGAAAACTGATTGGCCCTACTATCGTATATGCGGTCTTATGGATTATTGGAATGTTTACAGGGATTGGAGCCGTTATATCGCGGCTGGGGAGAAAAGCAAGCCATGTGAAGCGTGTCACCAAGAAGAGAATGCATCGACCAGACTGGTCTTCAAGAAAGCATTATGCTGAAAGAAGTGTGAAAAGACTCAGAAAGCCCATTTCGAGAAAGCCACCCGCCCCGAGGCCCACAGAATCGCTAGGCAGAGAAGGCATGGGACGCGCTGCAGAAACCGCTCCAAAACTCAGTAGAAAGCTCGTCCGCAGAAAGAGACACAAGCCTTTGCCCTGGAGACCACAAAAACCAAGGCGGCATCGAAGAATTGAACAACGTTTTATCTCAATTAGAAAACGAAAGCGGACGCCGGGTGTCAGGGTACAGCCATACGCCCAAGCTAGACCCGATAGATATTACTATGACCCCAGGCCCGGGAAACCAGGCGGTGGATATTACGTTCGTAAGTCGCGTTTTAGAAAATCAAGGAGCCCACGAAAACGCACAGTAAACCGTCCGTTACTCCCACGTGGCAATGCTCCTACTCTTAGCACAGCAAGGTTCCGGAACTTCCAAGAACCATTGCGTGGTCATGCTGCTGTACGTCAACAACAGATTTTAAACTTGGCCAAAAATGACCCAAAACTAGCGGGAAGACAGTTCCAACAACTAGTGGCGGAAGACTTAAAAGCAGTAGATGTCCAAGAAATGTTTCCGCGCCCCGGCAGAAGGCCAGATATCGGAGTCGGGCATGAAGTAACTCTTGAAGGAGCTAGCGGACCATTCAGCACAACCAAACTCGACCAATTTTGGCTTGACCTTAGGGACAGGGGACAAGTTTTATTGACTGTACCTAAGCTGTCAAAAGCTGCAGAATCACAACTTCTGCGGTTAGGGGCACAAGCAGAACGGTTATTCCAAAAGATGGTGATAATCATTATTCGAAGGACCCTTTAG
- a CDS encoding ATP-binding protein — protein sequence MEKNAEFVTDESIDDVGGWYLQDLLSALVLLDRLLGRAIEKAQRVHGSEAAGEPFRGLYISPEEATRLLAHEPGAPLLYAGVSGEPKPGDESFDSTDESRLAWLAQAFGLSAFDLDLILIALAPELDRRYERLFAFLQDDVRLRRPTVDLALNLLCSDAVDKLERRMHFDADAPLIHQGLIHLIPDAVPVQSSLLSQTIKLDEQILRYLLHQDALDARLTAYCEVTFPSAALNELPIADTMKENLPMLIERAWETDQPLTLYFRGQDGAGKRQAAAALAAEIGSALLVVDLPRAYSTSIPFEQALKLALRYAWLYDLIPYLEGVDLFSSDEDTHPSERLTEALASQTGITILAGKQPWRAIGSCPLGVVSISFNALTFAQQRACWQSNLAEYGLDLDEADLSLLASLYRLLPGQIAEVVAVAVGSTASPPTLDELLAAARAQCGHDLARLTRRIDPVYTWDDIVLPEDTIAQLREICQRVNRRHLVLDEWGFEARLSLGKGVTALFAGPSGTGKTMAAEIVAGELGLDLYKIDLAGVVSKYIGETERNLERIFRAAQDGANAVLFFDEADALFGKRSEVRDSHDRYANIEISYLLQKMEEYEGLAILATNLIQNMDAAFMRRLAFSVHFPFPDAESRQRIWKRIWPSETPLAQDVDAASLAQRFEFSGGNIKNVALAAAFLAAEDGKVVTLDHVFHATRREYQKMGQSMPAVEDGVEEAI from the coding sequence GTGGAAAAGAACGCGGAATTCGTGACCGACGAATCGATAGACGACGTTGGCGGCTGGTATCTACAGGATCTGCTGTCCGCGCTGGTGCTGCTCGATCGCCTGCTCGGACGAGCGATCGAAAAAGCCCAGCGTGTACACGGTTCAGAGGCAGCGGGTGAACCCTTTCGAGGTCTCTACATCAGCCCCGAAGAGGCCACGCGCCTGCTGGCTCACGAACCGGGGGCACCGCTGCTCTACGCAGGAGTCTCGGGCGAACCAAAACCCGGCGACGAATCCTTTGACTCGACGGACGAATCGCGTCTGGCGTGGCTGGCGCAGGCGTTCGGACTTTCTGCGTTCGATCTCGACCTGATCCTGATCGCCTTGGCCCCGGAACTCGATCGGCGCTACGAACGGCTGTTCGCCTTTCTGCAGGACGACGTCCGGCTTCGCCGTCCTACCGTCGACCTGGCCCTGAATCTGCTCTGCAGCGATGCGGTGGACAAACTCGAACGACGCATGCACTTCGACGCCGATGCCCCGCTCATTCACCAGGGCTTGATCCATTTGATCCCCGATGCCGTACCGGTCCAGTCCTCGCTGCTATCTCAGACGATCAAGCTGGACGAACAAATCCTGCGTTACCTGCTGCATCAAGACGCGCTGGACGCGCGGCTGACTGCGTACTGCGAAGTTACCTTCCCCTCTGCCGCCTTGAACGAACTGCCGATCGCGGACACGATGAAGGAAAATCTGCCGATGCTCATCGAACGAGCCTGGGAAACAGATCAGCCATTGACGCTCTACTTCCGCGGGCAGGATGGCGCAGGAAAACGGCAGGCCGCCGCGGCGCTCGCAGCAGAAATCGGCAGCGCGCTGCTGGTAGTCGACCTGCCCCGGGCATACTCAACCTCCATCCCATTTGAACAAGCTTTGAAGCTCGCGCTGCGCTACGCCTGGCTCTACGATCTCATCCCCTACCTGGAGGGTGTCGATTTGTTCAGCTCTGATGAAGACACCCACCCATCCGAGCGTCTGACCGAGGCGCTCGCATCCCAAACGGGCATCACTATTCTCGCAGGCAAACAGCCGTGGCGTGCGATCGGCTCGTGTCCCCTCGGCGTCGTGAGCATTTCATTCAATGCGCTCACGTTCGCTCAACAGCGGGCGTGCTGGCAGAGCAACCTGGCCGAGTATGGCCTCGACCTCGATGAAGCCGATCTGAGCCTGCTGGCCTCGCTCTACCGCTTGCTGCCCGGCCAGATCGCCGAGGTGGTCGCCGTAGCAGTCGGTTCAACGGCTTCTCCGCCCACACTCGACGAGCTGCTCGCAGCGGCCCGGGCGCAGTGCGGCCACGACCTGGCACGGCTGACGCGCAGAATCGATCCGGTGTACACATGGGACGACATCGTGCTGCCCGAAGACACCATCGCCCAACTGCGTGAAATCTGCCAGCGCGTCAACCGGCGCCACCTCGTGCTCGACGAGTGGGGATTCGAGGCCAGACTCTCCCTGGGTAAGGGAGTCACGGCGCTCTTCGCCGGACCTTCGGGCACCGGAAAAACCATGGCGGCCGAGATCGTCGCCGGCGAACTGGGACTCGACCTCTACAAGATCGATCTGGCGGGCGTAGTGAGTAAATACATCGGTGAAACGGAGCGGAATCTCGAGCGTATTTTCCGCGCCGCCCAGGACGGCGCCAACGCCGTACTCTTCTTCGACGAAGCCGATGCGCTTTTCGGCAAGCGCTCCGAGGTGCGTGACTCTCACGATCGCTACGCCAACATCGAGATCAGTTATTTGCTGCAGAAGATGGAGGAATACGAAGGATTGGCCATCCTGGCCACCAACCTGATCCAGAACATGGATGCCGCCTTCATGCGCCGCCTGGCCTTCAGCGTACATTTCCCGTTCCCGGACGCCGAAAGCCGCCAGCGGATATGGAAGCGCATCTGGCCGTCCGAGACGCCGCTGGCGCAGGACGTCGATGCGGCTTCCCTGGCGCAGCGTTTCGAGTTCAGCGGCGGCAACATCAAGAACGTGGCCCTGGCGGCGGCTTTCCTGGCCGCCGAGGACGGTAAAGTCGTGACCCTGGATCACGTCTTCCACGCCACGCGCCGGGAATACCAGAAGATGGGACAGTCGATGCCGGCGGTGGAAGACGGCGTTGAGGAAGCGATCTAA
- a CDS encoding bacterial transcriptional activator domain-containing protein codes for MMPTLRMYALGRLRVFWDQIPLDFPTKRTQDLLCFLLLHLGQTLDRDLVAEQLWPMRAPGKARRCLSTALWRLRQVLEPLAGNGFLLSDHATLMLNPNTNHWFDVAVFQERALTGLAEPVPGTQSNPQSLEEALELYKGDLLEGSHEDWCLVERERLRLLHLRVLKRLLRLARLSAAFDAAVSYGHILLALDPLQEDVHRELMRCYTASGQRPLALEQYLCCQNTLRRELAIDPMPETQQLYQRIRNGRGTHPLPAFGEDRPTSLVTALSQFRQALDALESTWHALQAATSEFRETKDPTSAKHT; via the coding sequence ATGATGCCCACATTGCGCATGTATGCCCTAGGACGATTGCGAGTATTTTGGGATCAGATTCCGCTCGACTTTCCCACAAAGAGAACGCAAGACTTGCTCTGTTTTCTGCTGCTCCACCTGGGTCAAACACTTGACCGCGATTTGGTGGCAGAACAACTCTGGCCGATGCGCGCCCCAGGCAAAGCAAGACGCTGCCTGTCTACGGCTTTGTGGCGGCTGCGCCAGGTTCTTGAACCTCTAGCCGGAAATGGATTCTTGCTTAGCGATCACGCTACACTGATGTTAAACCCGAATACGAACCACTGGTTCGACGTCGCTGTCTTCCAAGAACGAGCACTCACTGGTCTAGCGGAACCCGTTCCCGGCACACAATCCAATCCGCAGTCGCTGGAGGAGGCACTCGAGTTGTATAAGGGCGACCTTCTCGAGGGGTCCCATGAAGATTGGTGCCTCGTAGAGCGAGAACGTCTGCGGCTCCTGCACCTTAGAGTACTCAAACGATTGCTGCGACTTGCCCGCTTGTCTGCTGCGTTCGACGCGGCTGTCTCTTATGGGCATATATTGCTGGCTTTGGATCCGTTGCAGGAAGACGTTCATCGAGAGCTGATGCGATGCTATACAGCCTCGGGACAGCGCCCACTGGCTCTGGAACAGTACCTTTGTTGTCAGAACACGCTGCGCCGAGAACTCGCCATCGATCCAATGCCTGAAACTCAACAGCTATACCAACGCATTCGAAACGGCCGGGGAACACATCCGCTCCCAGCATTTGGCGAAGATCGTCCCACATCTCTGGTAACGGCATTGAGTCAATTCAGGCAGGCTCTCGACGCCTTGGAATCGACTTGGCACGCTTTGCAGGCCGCTACATCGGAATTCCGGGAGACGAAAGACCCCACTTCCGCAAAGCACACCTGA